One Cucumis sativus cultivar 9930 chromosome 1, Cucumber_9930_V3, whole genome shotgun sequence DNA segment encodes these proteins:
- the LOC101218767 gene encoding recQ-mediated genome instability protein 2 isoform X1 has protein sequence MDYSLGALKLLCRQLKDARGTPSHPTANLGGILFQRAWLQGILVSVDKENGKLILDDATGTVELSLSRDFLLRPWSLGIFPTTSPFSFLLLHFELDSLAFFFCFCSGMYVMVVGAFLFRTNELPFIVVHKIIDLSKSPNREAMWYLEVMEAYKLFYEPLVEDFL, from the exons ATGGACTACAGCTTAGGAGCCTTGAAGCTTCTATGCCGGCAGCTCAAAGACGCCCGCGGAACTCCGTCCCACCCCACCGCCAATCTTGGCGGCATTCTCTTCCAACGCGCCTGGCTTCAG GGGATTTTGGTCTCCGTCGACAAGGAAAATGGTAAATTGATTCTCGATGACGCCACCGGCACCGTCGAGCTCTCCCTCTCTCGCGACTTCCTTCTCCGCCCTTGGAGTCTCGGTATTTTCCCTACTACTTCCCCGTTCTCTTTTTTGCTGCTGCATTTTGAGTTGGATTCTCtcgctttctttttttgtttttgttcagGGATGTATGTGATGGTTGTTGGCGCTTTTCTCTTTCGGACGAATGAACTGCCCTTTATTGTG GTCCACAAGATTATTGATCTTTCAAAGTCTCCTAATCGAGAGGCAATGTGGTACCTTGAAGTCATGGAAGCATACAAATTGTTCTATGAACCTCTTGTCGAAGACTTTTTGTAA
- the LOC116402801 gene encoding uncharacterized protein LOC116402801: MSKKKDIKEQRNLIVDIDVEDYDIEDEDEGSVSVNNKATPRGPSLKKPRQKGPMDAFFTPNPETVVQNRKDKGKQTSLNATYKKEMREHTIQRIARWFYDAGVPLNACTYESFAPMIESIGQFGPGLKPPSYHELRVPCLKKELEATNELMSNHKVEWAKVGCTVMADGWTDRRNRTLINFLVNSPKGTMFIESIDASFYVKDGKKMFELLDNFVDQIGEANVVQVVTDSASANVMAALKRGIEISNFIYVRPGLLNMMRRFTNQKELVRPAKTRFATACITLSSIHRQKNNLRKMFTSDEWKDNKWSKEQQGKRVVQTILLASFWTTIVFALKVSGPLVRVLRLVDGEKKPPMGYIYEAMDRAKEAIAKSFNNNEEKYKDIFTIIDKRWELQLHRPLHAAGYYLNLSFYYSNPNIQEDDEIVNGLYSCITKMVASLEVQDKILAELSKYKRAEALFGQPLAIRQRDKISPVEWWDNFGQSTPNLQKFAVRILGLTCSASGCERNWSVFEQLHSKKRNRLAQSRLNDLVFIKYNRALKRRYNLRDIVDPISLKDIDDSNEWLIGRLDDDSEEDDELVFNDDSLTWGDVSRAVGAKEPSFYSRASTSRPKTIVSCSSSSTTQRKQVNLDDFDLEEEDTDGI, translated from the exons ATGtccaagaaaaaagatattaaagaacaaagaaatctGATTGTGGACATTGATGTAGAAGATTACGATATtgaggatgaagatgaagggaGTGTTAGTGTAAACAACAAAGCAACACCAAGGGGCCCGAGCTTGAAGAAGCCAAGGCAAAAGGGTCCAATGGATGCATTTTTTACTCCTAACCCAGAAACTGTGgttcaaaatagaaaggacaaaggaaaacaaacttcattgaATGCGACATACAAGAAGGAAATGAGAGAGCACACCATCCAAAGAATTGCTCGATGGTTTTATGATGCAGGAGTGCCTCTGAATGCTTGCACATATGAAAGTTTTGCCCCTATGATTGAGTCAATTGGGCAATTCGGTCCTGGATTGAAACCACCATCTTATCATGAGTTAAGAGTTCCATGTTTGAAGAAGGAATTAGAAGCAACAAATGAGTTGATGAGTAACCATAAGGTAGAGTGGGCCAAGGTTGGATGCACTGTTATGGCTGATGGATGGACCGATAGAAGAAATAGgacattaattaactttttagttaataGTCCTAAAGGCACCATGTTTATTGAGTCCATCGATGCTTCATTTTATGTGAAAGATGGAAAGAAGATGTTCGAGTTACTTGATAATTTTGTAGACCAAATTGGAGAAGCGAATGTTGTACAAGTAGTTACCGATAGTGCCTCAGCAAATGTGATGGCAG CATTGAAAAGAGGCATAGAGATCAGCAATTTCATATACGTTCGTCCTGGATTGTTAAACATGATGCGACGTTTTACTAACCAAAAGGAGTTAGTTAGACCAGCTAAGACTCGTTTTGCTACTGCTTGCATTACATTATCGAGTATACATCGTCAAAAGAATAATCTGAGGAAGATGTTTACTTCAGATGAATGGAAGGACAACAAATGGAGTAAGGAGCAACAAGGGAAACGAGTAGTTCAGACTATTTTGTTGGCTAGTTTTTGGACTACAATTGTTTTCGCTCTTAAAGTATCTGGCCCACTAGTCCGAGTTCTTAGATTGGTTGATGGCGAGAAGAAGCCACCTATGGGATATATTTATGAGGCCATGGATAGAGCTAAGGAAGCTATTGCTAAAtcctttaataataatgaagaaaaatacaaggaCATTTTCAccataattgataaaagatgGGAGCTTCAGTTGCATCGTCCTCTGCATGCAGCGGGGTATTATTTAAACCTGTCATTCTATTATTCGAATCCTAACATCCAGGAGGATGATGAAATAGTTAATGGACTCTACTCATGCATAACAAAAATGGTTGCTTCATTGGAAGTACAAGACAAAATACTTGCAGAACTAAGCAAGTATAAGAGGGCTGAAGCATTATTCGGACAACCTTTAGCAATCAGACAAAGGGACAAAATATCTCCAG TGGAATGGTGGGATAATTTTGGACAATCAACTCCAAACTTGCAAAAGTTTGCTGTGAGAATTTTAGGTCTTACTTGTAGTGCTTCTGGATGCGAGCGTAATTGGAGTGTGTTTGAACAG cTTCATAGCAAGAAACGAAATAGGCTTGCTCAAAGTCGTTTGAATGATCTAGTgttcatcaaatacaacagAGCACTAAAACGTCGATACAACCTACGAGATATTGTCGACCCCATCTCCTTGAAAGATATTGATGATAGTAATGAATGGTTGATTGGAAGATTGGATGACGATTCTGAGGAGGATGATGAGTTGGTATTTAATGATGATTCTTTAACGTGGGGTGATGTTTCTAGAGCTGTCGGAGCAAAAGAACCATCATTCTATTCTAGAGCTAGTACCTCTAGACCAAAGACTATTGTTTCATGTTCATCCTCGTCTACCACGCAACGCAAACAAGTAAATTTAGATGACTTcgatttggaagaagaagatactgATGGCATATAA
- the LOC101218767 gene encoding recQ-mediated genome instability protein 2 isoform X2 produces the protein MDYSLGALKLLCRQLKDARGTPSHPTANLGGILFQRAWLQGILVSVDKENGKLILDDATGTVELSLSRDFLLRPWSLGMYVMVVGAFLFRTNELPFIVVHKIIDLSKSPNREAMWYLEVMEAYKLFYEPLVEDFL, from the exons ATGGACTACAGCTTAGGAGCCTTGAAGCTTCTATGCCGGCAGCTCAAAGACGCCCGCGGAACTCCGTCCCACCCCACCGCCAATCTTGGCGGCATTCTCTTCCAACGCGCCTGGCTTCAG GGGATTTTGGTCTCCGTCGACAAGGAAAATGGTAAATTGATTCTCGATGACGCCACCGGCACCGTCGAGCTCTCCCTCTCTCGCGACTTCCTTCTCCGCCCTTGGAGTCTCG GGATGTATGTGATGGTTGTTGGCGCTTTTCTCTTTCGGACGAATGAACTGCCCTTTATTGTG GTCCACAAGATTATTGATCTTTCAAAGTCTCCTAATCGAGAGGCAATGTGGTACCTTGAAGTCATGGAAGCATACAAATTGTTCTATGAACCTCTTGTCGAAGACTTTTTGTAA